The genomic window actactttggaaccatcggtgtactcGTTTATCGTCTCATTCGCCATATGGGCATGCTTGCGCCAAACATCCACCTCTATTATGGCTCTAAGAGCCCgttcgaagcgcagatacggaatgAGGTAGTATGTTCGTCCCTTAATTGATAACGCTTTCCTACTATGCCCGTATGgtcagcgctcaagctgccccaggCACTGAGCCCCGTTGCAGTTGTTAAATCCATGTTCATTGTcaccaggtctataggtggaatgtgcagaatcgcatacgcagccgtcggggttattttcagggcttCCGTTATGCTAAGCGTTGGTAGCATCCATACCCCATCCCCctaatttgtatactcagctgagcagagctcacagagtatgttaattttgttcgcataacggtaccccgtaacggcataaactaaacgagatagatagaaacttctatatatcaaaatgatctgggcgaaaatagaaattcatttagcaatgttcgtccgtccgtccgtaaatacgataacttgagtaaattttgaggtatcttaatgaaatttgggatgCAAGTTGGGCACtaatttcagatcgctatttaaaaggccgaaattggactataaccgcgcccactttttcgatatcgaaaaactgaaaaaatgcgataattcattagcaaagacggataaaacgatgaaatttggtaggtgtgtTAAACTtaggacgcagaatagaaaattagtaaaattttcgacaatgggcgtggcaccgcccacttttaaaggaaggtgagtatgtaatgttcgcttacatccaaacttagccttccttacttgttttaggtaGGTTCATtcttgtgtggctgtccaccaaacaagggcTCCATAGGGTTTAAgtcgataaaataaaataaaaaacaccatAACTTGAAGGAAGAgctcattatattttatttaacaaaataagTTGGCTTATCAGTCGTATCCTTCAATCTTCcacaaaaaaatcttattttaaacACATTTTCAATTACTAAAAGTATAAAGACGATTAAGGCAAACAAATATATCAATTAAATTTACAGttataaaactaaaaacttaTGTCCTTAATATTACGCATACTTCACACTAATACACTTCCAAACCCAACACTTTCACCATGCAACCAACGACGAAATTCATCACTCGACAAATCGGCAAATTGATTAACGCCCATTTCAAATGTCACCTCACCTCGCTTGTAACGTTCATTGTGACTATGAATCATGTGAATATTATTACAAAATATTGAACGACGTCGTGCTTCCTCAGCAACTGAGTTGTATTGCTTTTTGAATTCagactgcaaaaaaaaatttggaaaatttcaaAACTAAAACTTTAATAACTTCCAATTCGCTTACCTTATATAACTGCCAACTATTTTCACTGCACTCGTCCGCAGCAAGACACGCGCTGCAAAAAACGACCAAAGTCAGTAATGTGAGCAGGAAACGTTTGAGAGTTGTTAATTCCTTAAAAGTACACATTTTGCTCCTTTTGAAGCCGAGTGCTGTGCATAAAATAATTCAACGTTTTTCGATCGCTTTGCGATTTATACTACACATTGAGCTTTGTTTAGTGCGCTTAAACTCTCGCTCCCGCTTTGATCTAGCGATCTCGGTTGTAGATTGGTGTGCGTGTGAGGTCTATGCACGTCTTACAGATAGGCATTTGtagtaataaattatttttaaatacttagtatttttacacatttttttgtatttttttttttgtataaatattcCATGTGATAATAAATATGAATTGATGGTTGCTGTGGTCCAATTAGTGAGTTCAATTTACTTTTCATTATCAcctattttatttacatattcttGTTGCTAGCGCATGTGAAGGAAATCTCATGAGTTATTTGAATGAAATAACAGTAAGGATGACGTCGTTGAATATTTAGAAAATGATAGAAAGCTTAGCTGTAGGAAATTCAAATAAGATAACCTCTTCCATGGGATATAAACATAAATGAGAAATTAGTTCAACTTTCGTTGCGTGATGCTACTTAAGATAACATAGCAACGAAAAAGACCAATCTCCACCCTCTAGGCTCTCCTATACAGGAGAAGACCGGGTCTAGCCTCAAATTTCTACAGCTATCTACATCCAGTCCAGTTGTAGCCATGCGTGCTAAGATATCCACGTGACAGTTTCCTGGGATACCGCCATGCTCCTCTGAACATCATCATCTTTGCAGCTGCACAATGACGGTGTTTTCAGTATGTTAAGACGTTCTGCATATACTCTCATAGTTCAGCGACCCATAAAAACCGACCAAGATTGATAGAAACCATGATTTCGGCAGAACCATCTGCTATTCAAATCTGCCCCGAAGTATACCTAGTGTCCGCCAGTGTTTGCCTAGCTGTATATGGGCTCTCTTATACAGGAGCAGACCCGCACTAGGAAGCTCCGAATTTCCTACAACTATCTACATCCAGTTCAGTTGTAGCCATGCGCGCTAAGGTATCCGCGCGACAGTTTCCTCAGATACCACCATGGTTCTCTGGACATCATCATATTTGCAGCTGAACGAAGATAGGTTTTCGGTATGTTAAGACATATTGCACAGACTTTCATAGTTCAGCGACCCATAAAAACCGACCACGATTGATAGAACTCATAATTTCTGCAGAGCTATCTGTTATTAAAATCTGCCCCTAACTATCCCTCGTGTCCGCCAGCGTTTGCCAAGCTGCCTGTAAGCTCTCCTATACAGGATCAGACCGGGGCTAGGAAGCTCCGAATTTTCTACAGCTATCTACATCCAATTCAGTTGAAGCTATACGCGCTAAGATATCCGCGCGACAGTTTCCTGGGATACCGCCATGGTCCTCTCGACATCATCACCTATGCAGCTGCACAATGACGGGTTTTCCTGTATGTTAAGACGTACTGCATAGACTCTCATAGTATATTGACCCACAAAGAAGCCGTACCCTAGATAAGCATTGACGAATTCACGAGTTTGGCAGACCATCTGGTATCCATTTCTGGCCAGAATTTTTCCACCCAGTGTTTGTTTAGCTGACTCTAGGACCTTCTATACTGGAACAGACCAGGGCTAGGGGGGACTAGGGGCTCCGAATTTCCTACAGCTATCAGCATCCAGTTCAGTTGTAGCAATGTACTTCAAG from Eurosta solidaginis isolate ZX-2024a chromosome 3, ASM4086904v1, whole genome shotgun sequence includes these protein-coding regions:
- the LOC137246333 gene encoding protein CTLA-2-alpha, producing the protein MCTFKELTTLKRFLLTLLTLVVFCSACLAADECSENSWQLYKSEFKKQYNSVAEEARRRSIFCNNIHMIHSHNERYKRGEVTFEMGVNQFADLSSDEFRRWLHGESVGFGSVLV